A genomic region of Streptomyces rimosus contains the following coding sequences:
- the aroQ gene encoding type II 3-dehydroquinate dehydratase, whose translation MRRVLVLNGPNLGRLGSREPDVYGSTSYAGLVERCTALGKELGFEAEVRETNDEGEMIRWLHEAADGSIPVVINPGAFTHYSYAMRDAAAQRTAPLIEVHISNPYAREEFRHTSVIAAVASGTVAGFGIGSYELALRALAAEPTG comes from the coding sequence ATGAGGCGCGTCCTGGTCCTCAACGGGCCCAACCTCGGCCGCCTGGGCTCCCGCGAGCCCGACGTGTACGGCTCCACGTCCTACGCCGGACTGGTCGAACGCTGCACCGCGCTCGGCAAGGAGCTGGGGTTCGAGGCGGAGGTCCGGGAGACCAACGACGAGGGCGAGATGATCCGCTGGCTGCACGAGGCGGCGGACGGCTCGATCCCGGTGGTCATCAACCCCGGCGCGTTCACCCACTACTCGTACGCGATGCGGGACGCCGCCGCCCAGCGGACCGCCCCGCTCATCGAGGTGCACATCTCCAACCCGTACGCCCGCGAGGAGTTCCGCCACACCTCGGTGATCGCGGCGGTCGCCAGCGGTACGGTGGCGGGCTTCGGCATCGGCTCGTACGAACTCGCGCTGCGCGCGCTGGCCGCCGAACCCACCGGCTGA
- the aroB gene encoding 3-dehydroquinate synthase translates to MTEQPTRIQVGGTAGTDPYEVLVGRQLLGELPGLIGEKAQRVAVLHPEALAATGEALREDLAGQGYEAIAVQLPNAEEAKTAEVAAYCWKALGQTGFTRTDVIVGVGGGATTDVAGFVAATWLRGVRWIAVPTTVLGMVDAAVGGKTGINTAEGKNLVGAFHPPAGVLCDLAALDSLPVHDYVSGLAEVIKAGFIADPAILELIESDPEGAKRPDGPHTTELIERAIRVKAEVVSADLKESGLREILNYGHTLGHAIEKNERYNWRHGAAVSVGMVFAAELGRIAGRLDDATADRHRAVLASVGLPLTYRGDQWPKLLETMKVDKKSRGDRLRFIVLDGLAKPTVLEGPDPAMLLAAHAEIAA, encoded by the coding sequence GTGACGGAGCAGCCCACCCGAATCCAGGTCGGCGGCACCGCGGGCACCGACCCGTACGAGGTCCTGGTCGGCCGGCAACTGCTGGGCGAGCTGCCGGGCCTGATCGGCGAGAAGGCCCAGCGGGTCGCCGTGCTGCACCCGGAGGCGCTGGCCGCCACCGGCGAGGCGCTGCGCGAGGACCTGGCCGGCCAGGGATACGAGGCCATCGCCGTCCAACTGCCCAACGCGGAGGAGGCCAAGACCGCCGAGGTCGCGGCCTACTGCTGGAAGGCGCTGGGCCAGACCGGCTTCACCCGCACCGACGTGATCGTCGGCGTCGGCGGCGGTGCCACCACGGACGTGGCGGGCTTCGTCGCCGCGACGTGGCTGCGCGGCGTGCGCTGGATCGCCGTACCGACCACCGTGCTCGGCATGGTGGACGCCGCGGTCGGCGGCAAGACCGGCATCAACACCGCCGAGGGCAAGAACCTCGTCGGCGCCTTCCACCCGCCGGCCGGTGTGCTGTGCGACCTGGCCGCGCTGGACTCCCTCCCGGTCCACGACTACGTCTCCGGTCTCGCCGAGGTCATCAAGGCGGGCTTCATCGCCGACCCGGCCATCCTGGAGCTGATCGAGTCCGACCCCGAGGGCGCCAAGCGCCCCGACGGCCCGCACACCACCGAGCTGATCGAGCGGGCCATCCGGGTCAAGGCCGAGGTGGTCTCCGCGGACCTGAAGGAATCCGGGCTGCGCGAGATCCTCAACTACGGTCACACTCTCGGCCACGCCATCGAGAAGAACGAGCGCTACAACTGGCGGCACGGCGCCGCGGTCTCCGTCGGCATGGTCTTCGCCGCCGAACTGGGCCGCATCGCCGGGCGCCTGGACGACGCGACCGCCGACCGGCACCGCGCCGTACTGGCGTCGGTGGGCCTGCCGCTGACCTACCGCGGCGACCAGTGGCCCAAGCTGCTGGAGACGATGAAGGTCGACAAGAAGTCGCGCGGCGACCGGCTGCGCTTCATCGTCCTGGACGGCCTGGCCAAGCCCACCGTCCTGGAGGGCCCCGACCCGGCGATGCTGCTCGCCGCGCACGCGGAGATCGCCGCATGA
- a CDS encoding Pro-rich N-terminal domain-containing protein, with translation MQHAVGAPLPPPHGPVPGPVAAMSWTPGHPVPPQQPPAAPPAQGWPTAPPPTAPPHGAPTAPPPAEATGHVQLPPGAPVALPSPPTGASAPDAAHAAVAVLLIGPAGAGKTSVARHWADTRRVPTAHISLDDVREWVRSGFADPQTGWNDHSEAQYRLARRTCGFAARNFLANGISCILDDAVFPDRPVIGLGGWKRHVGPGLLPIVLLPGLEIVLERNARRTGNRRLSDEEVARIHGRMAGWYGSGLPIIDNSAQDVPTTARLLDDVVARSIASPPSW, from the coding sequence ATGCAGCACGCAGTGGGGGCGCCGCTGCCACCGCCTCACGGACCGGTGCCGGGCCCCGTGGCCGCGATGAGCTGGACCCCGGGCCACCCCGTACCACCGCAGCAGCCGCCGGCCGCACCGCCCGCGCAGGGCTGGCCCACGGCCCCGCCGCCCACCGCCCCGCCGCACGGCGCGCCGACCGCGCCGCCCCCTGCCGAGGCCACCGGGCACGTACAGCTGCCGCCCGGCGCGCCCGTGGCGCTGCCCAGCCCACCCACCGGAGCCTCCGCGCCGGACGCCGCGCACGCCGCCGTCGCGGTGCTGCTCATCGGCCCGGCCGGGGCCGGCAAGACCAGCGTCGCCCGGCACTGGGCCGACACCCGCCGGGTGCCCACCGCGCACATCAGCCTCGACGACGTGCGCGAATGGGTACGGTCCGGCTTCGCCGACCCGCAGACCGGCTGGAACGACCACTCCGAGGCGCAGTACCGCCTCGCCCGCCGCACCTGCGGCTTCGCCGCCCGCAACTTCCTCGCCAACGGCATCTCCTGCATCCTGGACGACGCCGTCTTCCCGGACCGCCCGGTCATCGGCCTCGGCGGCTGGAAACGCCATGTGGGCCCCGGCCTGCTGCCGATCGTGCTGCTCCCCGGCCTGGAAATAGTCCTGGAGCGCAACGCCCGCCGCACGGGCAACCGCCGCCTGTCCGACGAAGAGGTCGCCCGGATACACGGCCGGATGGCGGGCTGGTACGGCTCCGGCCTGCCGATCATCGACAACTCCGCGCAGGATGTGCCGACCACGGCGCGTCTGCTGGATGATGTGGTGGCCCGGAGTATCGCCAGCCCGCCCAGCTGGTAG